In Nitrosomonas ureae, the sequence CCCACGGTTGATATCGATATGCAGGAAGAGCCCGCGAAAGATTTATTGCAAAATCCAGGAGCGAACGCTTTATAAACTTATAATTGTTTACTATGATGAAATTTCGGCATCCGGTTATTATCGCCCTGCTCACTCAGATAGCCACCTTGATAGGGGTTGGTTTCTTTATCGGAATCCAATCGGTAATCGTTTTAAATATCTTTGCATGGGCTATCGTGCAGGGATTGCTGGCGGGGCTTGTGAGTTATTGCCTCAGAATGCCGTTGTGGTGGATTCCGATCCATTTTATTTTTATGCCCTTAGCGATTGCGGTATTAGCACTGAATATTTCACCCACGTGGTTCTTGATACTTTTTCTTTGTTTATTACTCACCTACGGCAAAACTTATAAAACCCAGGTACCCTTGTATCTTTCAAGCAAAAGCGTGAGTCGGGCACTGGCAGCATTATTACCTCAACGCGATCAATTTTCCTTTATTGACCTTGGAAGTGGATGTGGGGGGTTAGTCAGCAATCTGGCAAATACTCACAAAAATGGTTCTTTTTATGGCATCGAACATGCCCCTTTACCTTTTCTGATCAGTCAATTAAGAAACATGTTTTCTGCTTCAGCCAGTAAAATCGTATGGGGTGATTTCTGGAAACATGATTTCTCAAACTATGATGTTGTATATGCCTATTTATCCCCGGTTCCGATGGCTTCGCTGTGGCGAAAGGTCACTCAGGAAATGCGCCCCGGAAGTTTTCTAATCAGTAATACTTTTATTATTCCTGATATTCCACCTGACAAATGTATCAAGCTTAATGATTTCTCGAATTCCACGTTATATCTCTGGAAAATTTAACGCCCTGATTTTAATCGCCTACGCCCGACGCCATGTTGTTCCCTGCGAACTATCTTCAAGAATGATGCCCTGTTCCTGCAGTTGTTTCCGGATTGCATCCGCATCGGAGTAACGTCCCTCTTTACGAGCGTTTATACGCTCCTGAATCAATTGCTCGATTTCATCGTGCGCTGAGGGATTTAATTCACTGCTAGCCGTCTTATTTTGCAGATATTCTTGCGGGTTCTGCTGCAAAATCCCTAGCAAGCCACCGAACGCCTTGAGTAATCCAGCGTGTTCTCTTGACCCAGTTTTGTTGATATCGCTGGCAAGATCAAACAATATAGCAATTGCATCCGGCGTATTAAAATCATCATCCATTGCCTGTTTAAATTTTTGTGCATAGGGATAATCCCAATCGACCATCGCAACACTAATGGGCTCAACCTCTTTTAATGCAATATAAAGACGATCAAGTGCCAGTTTTGTGTCTTTCAAATGCTGATCTGAATAATTGAGTGGACTGCGATAGTGCGCACGCAAAATAAAAAAGCGCACCACCTCAGGTTGGTATAACTTCAATATCTCACGGACAGTAAAGAAATTGCCCAAAGACTTTGACATCTTTTCGTTGTCAACGCGAACAAACCCATTGTGCATCCAGTAGTTGACAAATGGATGATCATGCGCTCCCTCACTTTGCGCAATTTCATTTTCATGATGCGGAAACTGTAGATCCTGACCTCCACCATGAATATCAAAATGCTCCCCAAGAAATTGCTCGCACATGGCTGAACATTCAATGTGCCAACCTGGCCGTCCTGGCCCCCAAGGGGATTCCCAGAATGGTTCGCCGGATTTTGCTGATTTCCACAATACAAAATCCAATGGGTCTTTTTTGCTCGAATCAATATCTACGCGCTCACCCGCCCGTAGATCATTCAAAGATTTACCGGAAAGCTTGCCATAACCAGGAAAGTTGTGAACAGAGTAATAAACATCCCCATTATGAGCTTGATAGGCGAGGTTCTTTTCAACCAGCGTACCAATCATTCGAATCATGCTTTCAACATGATGTGTCGCGCACGGCTCATGAGTGGGTGATAAAACGCCTAATGCCGCAGAATCCTCATTCATGGCTTGAATAAAACGCTGCGTTAGTGCTCCAATTGATTCATTATTTTCTTGTGCACGTTTAATGATTTTATCGTCAATATCAGTAATATTTCGCACATAATTGACAGCAAAATCATTCGCTTCAAACCAGCGAACAACCGTATCGAATACAACCAGAACTCTCGCATGACCCAAATGACAATAATCATAAACGGTCATTCCGCACACATATAGCTTAACTTTTCCAGGCGTAATCGGAACAAAATCTTGTTTTTCACGGGCGATTGAGTTATATATTTTAAGCATAAAGCCAATGGATAAATTTTGGAATTACTTGTCTTTTTGATAGAATCCAGAACCTTCCCGGATGCAACCGGAATGGCCGATGAGTATAACATAATGTGGATTTGAATCTCCGCGCAACTAACAATGAGGACACACTAACCATGTATTTTCGCCAAATTTTATTTTTTCTGTTTTTATTCTCGTTTCCTCTGTATGCTAATGCAGAAAATATAAAAGTTGAAATGAAAACGAATGTTGGAAATATTGTCCTTGAGCTTTATCCTGACAAAGCACCCAGAACCGTTGAGAATTTTCTACAGTATGTAGACGATGGTTTTTTCACAAATACGATATTCCACCGGGTAATCGCGGGCTTTATGATTCAAGGCGGCGGATTCGATACCGCATTCAACCAGAAACCGACACGGGCACCCATTCCAAATGAGGCTGCTAACGATCTGAAGAATGGGCCCGGCACAATCGCAATGGCACGAACATCAGATCCGCATTCTGCATCAGCCCAGTTTTTTATTAATGTCGCCGATAACAAATTTCTTAATTTTAAGGCACCTAATCAAAGTGGCTACGGCTATGCAGTATTTGGAAAAGTCATTTCCGGCATGGATATCGTCAACAAAATTGCATCAATGCCGACCGGATCAAAAGGTCCTTTCTCAAGCGATGTACCGAAAAACAATGTTATTATCGAAGAAGTCATTAAACTACCCGTTAATATTCAATAATAAGAACGACAAATAAGCAAAGGATCAACAATGGTTAGATTGAAAACCAATTTAGGTGAAATAAAAATTGAATTGGATAACGAGAAAGCGCCTGAAACCGTACAAAATTTTTTGGAATATGTAACCAACGGATTCTATGACAACACACTGTTTCATCGTGTTATCGATGATTTCATGATTCAGGGGGGTGGATTTGAGCCTGGAATGAAACAGAAAACACCCCGAGCACCCATTCAGAATGAAGCCGCTAACGGCCTAAAAAATGATACTTACACCATAGCGATGGCACGTACCGCCGATGTGCATTCAGCGACAGCGCAATTTTTTATCAATGTAGCCAATAACGGATTTCTAAATTATAAAGACCCATCCTCGCATGGCTTTGGATATTGTGTATTTGGTAAAGTGATTGAGGGCCAGGATGTGGTAGATAAGATAAAGAAAGTTAAAACCGGAAATTCTGCCGGACATCAGAATGTTCCTATTGATGATGTCATTATCCAGAAGGCTGAAATAATTTAGTTACGTATAGAATTGTGTTCAATAATTTTGAACTCATTGTCATGCTTAACACACTAGCTATAGCGCCAAGCCTCGCGCTAAATCAGTTTGAAGATCTTGCACCGATTCTAATCCTACTGCAATCCGCAACAATCCATCAGATATCCCCGCAGCGTCCCGTGCTTCCTGACTGATTCGCGCATGGGTCGTCGTAG encodes:
- a CDS encoding peptidylprolyl isomerase, whose amino-acid sequence is MVRLKTNLGEIKIELDNEKAPETVQNFLEYVTNGFYDNTLFHRVIDDFMIQGGGFEPGMKQKTPRAPIQNEAANGLKNDTYTIAMARTADVHSATAQFFINVANNGFLNYKDPSSHGFGYCVFGKVIEGQDVVDKIKKVKTGNSAGHQNVPIDDVIIQKAEII
- the cysS gene encoding cysteine--tRNA ligase, which codes for MLKIYNSIAREKQDFVPITPGKVKLYVCGMTVYDYCHLGHARVLVVFDTVVRWFEANDFAVNYVRNITDIDDKIIKRAQENNESIGALTQRFIQAMNEDSAALGVLSPTHEPCATHHVESMIRMIGTLVEKNLAYQAHNGDVYYSVHNFPGYGKLSGKSLNDLRAGERVDIDSSKKDPLDFVLWKSAKSGEPFWESPWGPGRPGWHIECSAMCEQFLGEHFDIHGGGQDLQFPHHENEIAQSEGAHDHPFVNYWMHNGFVRVDNEKMSKSLGNFFTVREILKLYQPEVVRFFILRAHYRSPLNYSDQHLKDTKLALDRLYIALKEVEPISVAMVDWDYPYAQKFKQAMDDDFNTPDAIAILFDLASDINKTGSREHAGLLKAFGGLLGILQQNPQEYLQNKTASSELNPSAHDEIEQLIQERINARKEGRYSDADAIRKQLQEQGIILEDSSQGTTWRRA
- a CDS encoding peptidylprolyl isomerase, which encodes MYFRQILFFLFLFSFPLYANAENIKVEMKTNVGNIVLELYPDKAPRTVENFLQYVDDGFFTNTIFHRVIAGFMIQGGGFDTAFNQKPTRAPIPNEAANDLKNGPGTIAMARTSDPHSASAQFFINVADNKFLNFKAPNQSGYGYAVFGKVISGMDIVNKIASMPTGSKGPFSSDVPKNNVIIEEVIKLPVNIQ